From a single Glycine soja cultivar W05 chromosome 19, ASM419377v2, whole genome shotgun sequence genomic region:
- the LOC114400810 gene encoding mitochondrial import receptor subunit TOM20-like, with amino-acid sequence MDLQQSEFDRLLFFEHARKAAEAEYEKNPLDADNLTRWGGALLELSQFQSFPESKKMTQEAVSKLEEALAVNPKKHDTLWCLGNAHTSQAFLIPDQEEAKVYFDKAAVYFQQAVDEDPSNELYRKSLEVAAKAPELHVEIHKQGFGQQQQAAATAGSSTSASGTKTQKKKKSSDLKYDIFGWIILAVGIVAWVGFAKSNLPPPPPSPPR; translated from the exons ATGGATTTGCAGCAGAGCGAGTTCGATCGCCTCTTGTTCTTCGAGCACGCTCGCAAGGCCGCAGAAGCTGAATACGAGAAGAACCCTCTCGATGCCGAT AACTTAACAAGATGGGGTGGAGCTCTATTAGAGTTGTCTCAGTTTCAGAGTTTTCCTGAATCGAAGAAAATGACCCAAG AGGCTGTTTCGAAGCTAGAGGAGGCGCTTGCAGTGAATCCCAAGAAGCATGACACTCTTTGGTGCCTGGGAAACGCTCACACTTCGCAAGCGTTTTTAATTCCGGACCAGGAGGAGGCAAAGGTTTATTTTGATAAGGCAGCTGTGTACTTTCAGCAAGCTGTTGATGAG GATCCTTCAAATGAACTTTACCGCAAATCATTGGAAGTGGCTGCTAAG GCTCCTGAGCTGCATGTAGAAATCCATAAGCAGGGATTTGGTCAGCAGCAGCAGGCGGCAGCAACAGCTGGATCTTCTACTTCTGCTTCGGGTACAAAG actcagaagaaaaagaagagcagTGATCTGAAGTATGACATATTTGGATGGATAATTCTGGCAGTCGGCATTGTTGCATGGGtgggatttgcaaaatcaaaccTGCCACCGCCTCCCCCTTCCCCTCCTCGATAA